Proteins found in one Triticum aestivum cultivar Chinese Spring chromosome 4D, IWGSC CS RefSeq v2.1, whole genome shotgun sequence genomic segment:
- the LOC123099777 gene encoding scarecrow-like protein 9, with the protein MLTEEDIVDKFFYQYPDHPELLQAEQPFAEILADTSSDAHESFAASTSILRPSQGNGMDLMVSGCQVQYPAFFLNGTGTGTGIMEPSGLVFPIPSESSTRTDMLSSMAFFKGMEEANRFLPADNVMVAGRGRKKRPGMDGEAEAGLGRSSKQITALPRCVEEEEEEEEEEATALEMLDRLVLNGYDAHPGEMQEVVRVTLEDKENKAAIGRRGRRGARHTVVTDLETLLIRCAEAVSSNDVHGASKLLERIKWHSSPTGDAKQRLAHYFAQGLEARLAGTGSRLYRALMGKHTLTIELIKAFHLHMAACCSMKVGLLFAINTICKAVAGRRKLHIVHYGITTGFQWPDLLRLLANREGGPPQVRITGINTPRPGLRPAQIMEEAGDRLNNCARQFGVPFEFRAIASKLEDVRAEDLHIDPDEVLVVNSLYEFRTLMDESLTFDMVSPRDMVLNNVSKMRPAVFVQSLVNGPYSAAFFMTRFRHALYYFTALFDVMENTVPRDNDQRLLVERDIFARSAINMIACEGTDRVERPQNYKEWQARNERAGLRQLPLDPDVVLMLKDQVKSRYHKHFMISEDHCWLLQGWKGRVLYAHSTWASQVID; encoded by the coding sequence ATGCTCACGGAAGAGGACATCGTCGACAAGTTCTTCTACCAGTACCCTGACCACCCAGAGCTCCTGCAGGCCGAGCAGCCCTTTGCCGAGATCCTTGCCGACACCTCATCCGACGCCCACGAGTCCTTTGCCGCCTCCACCTCCATCTTGAGGCCGAGCCAAGGTAACGGCATGGACTTAATGGTTTCCGGGTGCCAGGTGCAGTATCCAGCCTTCTTCTTGAACGGCACAGGCACAGGCACAGGCATTATGGAGCCCAGTGGTTTGGTGTTTCCCATTCCCAGCGAGAGCAGCACCAGAACGGACATGCTGTCGAGCATGGCTTTCTTCAAAGGCATGGAGGAAGCCAACAGGTTCTTGCCCGCAGACAATGTGATGGTGGCTGGCAGGGGGCGTAAGAAGAGGCCTGGCATGGATGGTGAGGCGGAGGCGGGCTTGGGCAGGAGCAGCAAGCAAATAACGGCGCTGCCGCGTtgtgtcgaggaggaggaggaggaggaggaggaggaagccaccgCGCTGGAGATGCTGGACCGGCTCGTCCTCAACGGCTACGACGCGCACCCGGGCGAGATGCAGGAGGTGGTACGCGTCACCTTGGAGGACAAGGAGAACAAGGCAGCAATTGGcaggcgcgggaggcgcggggcgaGGCACACGGTGGTGACTGACCTAGAGACCCTGCTGATCCGCTGCGCCGAAGCAGTGTCCAGCAACGACGTGCATGGCGCGAGCAAGCTGCTGGAGCGGATCAAGTGGCACTCCTCGCCGACGGGGGACGCCAAGCAGCGGCTGGCGCACTACTTCGCCCAGGGGCTGGAGGCACGGCTGGCTGGCACTGGGAGCCGGCTGTACCGAGCGCTCATGGGGAAGCACACCTTAACCATTGAGCTCATCAAAGCCTTCCATCTGCACATGGCTGCGTGCTGCTCGATGAAGGTTGGTTTGCTCTTTGCCATCAACACCATCTGCAAGGCCGTTGCAGGGAGGAGGAAACTGCACATTGTGCACTACGGCATCACCACCGGATTCCAGTGGCCGGACTTGCTCCGGTTGCTGGCCAACAGGGAGGGTGGGCCACCGCAAGTGAGGATCACCGGCATTAACACCCCTCGCCCTGGGCTCCGTCCGGCTCAAATAATGGAGGAGGCGGGGGACCGGCTCAACAACTGTGCTAGGCAGTTCGGCGTGCCATTCGAGTTCCGCGCCATCGCATCCAAGCTGGAGGATGTCCGGGCTGAGGACCTGCACATCGACCCAGACGAGGTCCTGGTCGTGAACAGCCTGTACGAGTTCAGGACCTTGATGGACGAGAGCCTGACCTTTGACATGGTGAGCCCGAGGGACATGGTGCTCAACAATGTCAGCAAGATGAGGCCGGCTGTGTTCGTTCAGTCCCTCGTCAATGGACCATACAGCGCGGCTTTCTTCATGACGCGGTTCCGCCATGCCTTGTACTACTTCACGGCCTTGTTCGATGTGATGGAGAACACCGTTCCACGGGACAACGACCAGAGACTTCTGGTGGAGCGGGACATCTTTGCACGCTCCGCCATTAACATGATCGCCTGTGAAGGCACAGACCGGGTGGAGCGCCCTCAGAACTACAAGGAGTGGCAGGCGCGGAACGAGCGAGCGGGGCTAAGGCAGCTGCCATTGGACCCTGATGTTGTTCTGATGCTCAAGGACCAAGTGAAGAGTCGGTACCACAAGCATTTCATGATCAGCGAGGATCACTGCTGGCTTCTGCAAGGATGGAAAGGCCGGGTGCTCTATGCACACTCCACATGGGCTTCTCAAGTGATAGATTGA